In the Topomyia yanbarensis strain Yona2022 chromosome 3, ASM3024719v1, whole genome shotgun sequence genome, one interval contains:
- the LOC131692608 gene encoding ubiquitin carboxyl-terminal hydrolase has translation MNTWLPLESNPEVLNSYLGKLGVSPLWNIVDIYGMDDELLAFVPSPLKSLIFLFPCSDIYEEFRANEDEELKAKNIQHPKNLFYTRQYVHNACGTIALVHAILNNPDIELEEGSVMKKYYDATKDKSPEERGKALEHDSGFIETHESVANEGQTAAPDINVKVFHHFVAFVHFEGKLYELDGRKNFPVVHGETDPENLLRDAIAVCKKYVARDPNEVRFTLLGLVPTQ, from the exons ATGAACACCTGGCTGCCATTGGAATCCAACCCGGAG GTACTCAACAGTTATTTGGGGAAACTGGGTGTGTCACCGTTGTGGAATATTGTCGACATCTATGGAATGGATGATGAGTTGTTGGCTTTTGTTCCTTCTCCGCTTAAATCGTTAATTTTCCTGTTCCCGTGCTCCGATATC TATGAGGAATTCCGCGCCAACGAAGACGAAGAGTTGAAAgccaaaaatattcaacatccaaaaaacttgttttacaCTCGCCAATATGTACATAATGCATGTGGGACAATTGCTCTGGTTCATGCCATACTAAACAATCCGGATATTGAATTGGAAGAGGGCAGTGTTATGAAGAAGTACTACGATGCTACAAAAGATAAATCACCGGAAGAGCGTGGCAAGGCACTGGAACATGATTCTGGATTTATTGAAACACATGAAAGTGTGGCTAACGAAGGCCAAACTGCAGCCCCAGATATTAACGTTAAGGTTTTCCATCACTTTGTTGCATTTGTTCACTTCGAGGGAAAACTGTACGAATTGGATGGAAGAAAAAATTTCCCCGTCGTTCACGGTGAAACTGATCCGGAGAATTTACTGAGAGACGCCATAGCCGTGTGCAAAAAATATGTTGCTCGAGATCCCAACGAGGTACGCTTTACTTTGCTAGGACTGGTTCCCACACAGTAG